The following are encoded in a window of Gymnogyps californianus isolate 813 chromosome 21, ASM1813914v2, whole genome shotgun sequence genomic DNA:
- the RNF223 gene encoding RING finger protein 223: MESSALLPAQVSGSTSWESPRALFISPGSVMSCFTQLWHSNTPDSPTSPVPASPSEIPIPISPIVVTSPGDGKRKARSPTDKPGSPNPTSPKPASPVECSICFNTYDNTFKTPKLLQCSHVFCLECVARLSTGLPPNQAEDQLPCPFCRQLTSIPLEGAPALETSKELLATLPPELQQEKVLWMEGTKLCCRQSSDDPEDPDSCISIDVAMSKPETPEAPPAGLAGRLSRCDMCDDWKRIVLLSALIIILFCIILWPVQCALKTGNLRCFTRTVAMSRPEYLPPKPTTVAAPVTQHPYQ, translated from the exons ATGGAGtcttctgctctcctccctgctcaggTGTCGGGGAGCACCAGCTGGG aGTCTCCCAGGGCTCTATTTATTTCCCCGGGCTCCGTCATGTCGTGCTTCACGCAGCTGTGGCACTCCAACACGCCAGACTCTCCCACCAGCCCAGTCCCTGCATCTCCAAGTGAAATCCCCATCCCCATCAGCCCCATTGTTGTCACCTCCCCAGGAGATGGCAAGAGGAAGGCGAGGTCCCCAACCGACAAGCCAGGCTCTCCGAACCCAACATCTCCGAAGCCAGCCTCCCCTGTGGAGTGTTCCATTTGCTTCAACACCTATGACAACACCTTCAAGACACCCAAGCTGCTCCAGTGCTCCCACGTTTTCTGCCTGGAGTGTGTAGCCCGCCTGAGCACAGGGCTACCCCCAAACCAAGCAGAGGACCAGCTCCCCTGCcccttctgcaggcagctgacCAGCATCCCTCTGGAAGGTGCCCCAGCACTCGAGACCAGCAAGGAGCTCCTAGCCACGCTGCCTCCTGAACTCCAGCAGGAGAAGGTGCTGTGGATGGAAGGGACCAAGCTCTGCTGCCGTCAGTCATCTGATGACCCTGAGGATCCAGACTCGTGTATCTCCATTGATGTCGCCATGAGCAAGCCAGAAACTCCGGAGGCCCCCCCGGCAGGGTTAGCTGGGAGGCTGTCCCGCTGCGACATGTGCGATGACTGGAAACGCATCGTCCTTCTCTCTGCGTTGATCATCATCCTGTTCTGCATCATTCTGTGGCCAGTCCAGTGTGCGCTGAAGACAGGGAACCTCCGCTGCTTCACAAGGACTGTTGCAATGAGCAGGCCAGAGTATCTTCCCCCTAAACCCACCACAGTGGCAGCACCTGTGACACAACACCCTTACCAGTAG